The following are encoded in a window of Blattabacterium cuenoti genomic DNA:
- a CDS encoding lysophospholipid acyltransferase family protein, whose amino-acid sequence MKILQISFILLWRVWFFLINIFLVPLWAGASIPFLFQDKYYHIAYWFHQMWARSNLFLMGFWYVLEKDQETLDKNKQYMIISNHSSIMDIMLIYSLMRNHPLVFVGKAELAKLPFFGFVYRRSNILIERKNFSSCMQVFKQIQKKVDSGKSVCIFPEGGVPNPSIFLDHFKSGAFSIAIIKKIPIIPFTIADIKTKFPSFPIIKGGPGKIRIKQHHSISTKNLSLKDKNFLKEKCFNLIKYQLEQFEREKINS is encoded by the coding sequence ATGAAAATTCTTCAAATTTCATTTATATTATTATGGCGGGTCTGGTTTTTTCTAATCAATATATTTTTAGTTCCATTATGGGCAGGGGCTTCTATTCCATTTCTTTTTCAAGATAAATATTATCATATTGCATATTGGTTTCACCAAATGTGGGCGAGAAGCAATCTTTTTCTCATGGGTTTTTGGTATGTATTAGAAAAAGATCAAGAAACATTAGATAAGAATAAACAATATATGATAATCAGTAATCATAGTTCTATTATGGACATTATGTTGATTTACTCTTTAATGAGAAACCATCCCTTAGTTTTTGTAGGGAAAGCGGAACTAGCCAAACTTCCTTTTTTCGGTTTTGTTTATAGAAGAAGCAATATATTAATAGAAAGGAAAAATTTTTCTAGTTGTATGCAAGTATTTAAACAAATACAGAAAAAAGTAGATTCTGGAAAAAGTGTCTGTATTTTCCCAGAAGGAGGGGTACCTAACCCTTCTATTTTTTTAGATCATTTTAAAAGTGGTGCCTTTTCTATTGCTATAATAAAAAAAATACCTATCATTCCATTTACCATAGCTGATATAAAAACAAAGTTTCCAAGTTTTCCTATTATAAAGGGTGGACCTGGAAAAATACGAATAAAACAACATCACTCCATCTCAACAAAAAACTTGTCCTTAAAAGACAAAAATTTTCTAAAAGAAAAATGTTTTAATTTAATTAAATATCAATTAGAACAATTTGAACGTGAAAAAATTAACTCGTGA
- a CDS encoding RNA methyltransferase, which translates to MENIYGTRSHKINNLRKIYKKSSRKIFFVEGIKEFEMAIKGNFLPIEIFICKKIFHKYNIIKSFNHIVFFISIKAFKKLAYRENSGGIIALFKRKNLERLENIKISQNPFILILDGIEKPGNLGSMLRIADAVGVHLIILCNIKTYIYNPNIIRCSLGSVFTNKILIEEKESIISWLLKKKIEIIVTGFHEKAIQLYRTKFSSHLAIVLGSESNGVSPIWLKIAHKIVTIPMFGNMDSLNVSNAMSVIIYEILRQRNYN; encoded by the coding sequence ATGGAAAACATATATGGGACACGTAGTCATAAAATTAATAATTTAAGAAAAATTTATAAAAAAAGTTCCAGAAAAATCTTTTTTGTAGAAGGAATTAAAGAATTTGAAATGGCAATAAAAGGTAATTTTTTACCCATAGAAATTTTCATATGCAAAAAAATATTTCACAAATATAATATTATCAAATCGTTTAATCACATTGTTTTTTTTATTAGCATAAAAGCCTTTAAAAAATTAGCCTATAGAGAAAATTCCGGTGGAATCATCGCCTTATTTAAAAGAAAAAATCTTGAAAGACTAGAAAATATAAAAATATCTCAAAATCCTTTTATTCTTATATTAGATGGGATAGAAAAACCTGGAAATTTAGGATCCATGCTAAGAATAGCTGATGCGGTAGGGGTTCATTTGATTATATTATGTAATATAAAAACCTATATTTACAATCCTAATATAATTAGATGTAGTCTAGGAAGTGTTTTTACAAACAAAATTCTCATTGAGGAAAAAGAATCCATTATTTCCTGGTTGCTAAAGAAAAAAATAGAAATTATAGTAACAGGATTTCATGAAAAGGCTATACAATTATATAGAACGAAATTTTCTTCACATTTAGCCATCGTTTTAGGTTCAGAAAGCAATGGGGTATCGCCTATTTGGTTAAAAATCGCTCACAAAATAGTAACCATTCCTATGTTTGGAAATATGGATTCTCTAAATGTAAGTAATGCTATGTCTGTAATCATATATGAAATTCTTAGACAAAGAAATTATAATTAA
- a CDS encoding deoxycytidylate deaminase gives MNYEIFKKYDQTYMSLAIEWSKLSFCKKKKVGAIIVKKNRIISDGYNGTPSGFDNICEDKNGETKWYVLHAEANAILKISTSSYSCKGAFLYITHFPCLECSKLIYQSKIKRVVYLYDHKYTIKNDGLNFLIKSKIIVDPIFINDQKTQMAE, from the coding sequence ATGAATTATGAAATATTTAAAAAATATGATCAAACTTACATGAGTCTAGCTATAGAATGGTCAAAATTATCTTTTTGTAAAAAAAAAAAAGTAGGAGCTATTATAGTCAAAAAAAACAGAATCATATCCGATGGATACAACGGAACTCCAAGTGGATTTGATAATATATGTGAAGATAAAAATGGAGAAACCAAATGGTATGTTTTACATGCAGAAGCAAATGCTATATTAAAAATATCTACTTCTTCGTATTCTTGTAAAGGCGCTTTTTTATACATTACACATTTTCCATGTCTAGAATGCAGCAAATTGATTTATCAATCTAAAATTAAAAGAGTAGTATATTTATATGATCACAAATATACCATCAAAAATGATGGATTAAATTTTTTAATAAAATCTAAAATCATAGTAGATCCTATTTTTATAAATGATCAAAAAACCCAGATGGCGGAATAG
- the ureC gene encoding urease subunit alpha, with product MNIKKLDRESYASMYGPTKGDKVRLGDTSLWIEIEKDYTIYGDECVFGGGKVIRDGMGQHPFATRKEGVLDLVLTNAIIIDHWGIIKADLGIKNGIIVGIGKAGNPYFMDGVTSNMYIGAGTEVISSENMIVTAGSVDSHVHYICPQLFEVALENGTTTIIGGGSGPATGTIATNCTSGVWNIQRMLKSTDHVPINFIFLASGNSSHPEALIEQIKAGAGGLKIHEDWGSTPYVIDQCLNVSEKTDVQVNIHTDSLNESGYVEDTLKTFKNRTIHTYHTEGAGGGHSPDLLKVISHTNILPSSTSPTMPYTNNTIDEHLDMLMICHHLDSNLPEDIAFAKSRIRSETISAEGVLHDIGAISMTSSDSQAMGRIGEVVKRTWQTADKMKKERGSLKNDSHQNDNFRVKRYISKYTINPAITHGISEYVGSISIGKMADLILWKPSFFGVKPELVIKSGMVAYASMGDPNATIPTPQPFMYRKMFGYFEPKLSSIFVSSHAINDGFLETNEIKKKIKIVKGCRSLSKKDMILNGETPDLEVDPKNYSVYIEGKKITSKPSDFLPLSQRYFLF from the coding sequence ATGAATATAAAAAAGTTAGATAGAGAATCTTATGCAAGTATGTATGGTCCCACTAAAGGGGATAAAGTCCGTTTGGGAGATACCTCTTTGTGGATTGAAATTGAGAAAGATTACACTATTTATGGAGATGAGTGTGTTTTCGGAGGAGGTAAAGTTATTCGAGATGGAATGGGCCAACATCCATTTGCTACTAGAAAAGAAGGAGTTCTGGATTTAGTTTTAACCAATGCTATTATCATTGATCATTGGGGAATTATAAAAGCAGATCTTGGAATCAAGAATGGAATCATTGTTGGAATAGGAAAAGCAGGGAATCCATATTTTATGGATGGGGTGACTTCAAATATGTATATTGGAGCGGGAACTGAAGTGATTTCTTCAGAAAACATGATCGTTACGGCTGGTAGTGTAGATAGTCATGTTCATTATATTTGTCCTCAATTATTTGAAGTTGCATTAGAAAATGGAACGACCACCATTATTGGTGGAGGATCAGGTCCTGCTACCGGAACTATAGCTACTAATTGTACTTCTGGAGTTTGGAATATTCAAAGAATGTTAAAAAGTACAGATCACGTTCCGATAAATTTTATCTTTCTTGCGAGTGGAAATAGTTCTCATCCTGAAGCTCTAATTGAACAGATAAAGGCTGGTGCCGGTGGATTAAAAATTCATGAGGATTGGGGAAGTACTCCATATGTGATAGATCAATGTTTAAATGTATCGGAAAAAACGGATGTCCAAGTAAATATTCATACGGATTCCTTAAATGAATCAGGTTATGTAGAAGATACTTTAAAAACATTTAAAAATAGAACTATTCATACCTATCATACAGAAGGTGCCGGTGGTGGGCATTCTCCTGATTTATTAAAAGTGATATCTCATACCAATATTTTACCGTCATCTACAAGTCCTACTATGCCTTATACTAACAATACTATTGATGAACATTTAGATATGTTAATGATATGTCATCATTTAGATTCCAATCTTCCAGAAGACATAGCTTTTGCTAAATCACGTATTAGATCTGAAACAATTAGTGCAGAAGGAGTATTACATGACATAGGAGCAATTAGTATGACTAGTTCAGATTCTCAAGCTATGGGAAGAATTGGAGAAGTCGTAAAACGGACTTGGCAAACGGCAGATAAAATGAAAAAAGAACGAGGATCTCTAAAAAATGATTCTCATCAAAATGATAATTTTAGAGTCAAAAGATATATTTCTAAATATACCATAAATCCTGCTATAACTCATGGAATTTCAGAATATGTTGGATCCATTTCTATTGGAAAAATGGCAGATTTAATCTTATGGAAACCCTCGTTTTTTGGAGTGAAACCTGAATTAGTTATAAAAAGCGGAATGGTTGCGTACGCTAGTATGGGAGATCCTAATGCGACTATTCCTACTCCACAACCATTTATGTATCGTAAAATGTTTGGTTATTTTGAACCAAAATTGAGCAGTATTTTTGTTTCATCACATGCTATCAACGATGGTTTTTTGGAAACAAATGAGATAAAAAAGAAAATTAAGATAGTCAAAGGATGTCGTTCTTTATCCAAAAAAGACATGATATTAAATGGAGAAACTCCAGATTTAGAGGTAGATCCAAAAAATTATAGCGTTTATATAGAAGGAAAAAAAATCACTTCCAAACCATCGGATTTTTTACCGCTTTCTCAACGATATTTTTTATTCTAA
- a CDS encoding urease subunit gamma, with protein MHLTSYEKEKILLHMAGELAKKRLERGLKLNYPESVALITHYVMEGARDGKTVKKLMLEAGNLLHDDQVMDGVYEMLNNVQVEATFPDGTKLVTIHRPIKKSIKKNSSNNNMMIPGQYDLLKEEISLLPGRHRIERVVSNVGTRPIQIGSHFHFYETNAALHFDRNGTKGYRLDIPSGRSIRFEPGETKKVFLVKIGGSQKIYGFSGKENTKI; from the coding sequence ATGCATTTAACTTCTTATGAAAAGGAAAAAATTCTTCTTCACATGGCTGGAGAACTGGCAAAAAAGCGTTTAGAAAGAGGATTAAAATTAAATTATCCTGAGTCTGTGGCATTAATTACTCATTATGTTATGGAAGGCGCACGTGATGGAAAAACAGTGAAAAAACTTATGTTGGAAGCGGGAAACCTTCTACATGATGATCAAGTGATGGATGGAGTATATGAAATGCTTAATAATGTTCAAGTAGAAGCAACTTTTCCTGATGGGACAAAACTAGTAACCATACACCGTCCTATTAAAAAAAGCATTAAGAAGAATTCCTCCAATAACAATATGATGATCCCAGGACAATATGATCTTCTCAAAGAGGAAATTTCTTTATTACCTGGGAGACATCGTATAGAAAGAGTAGTATCGAATGTTGGAACTCGTCCCATACAAATCGGGTCTCATTTTCATTTTTATGAAACCAATGCAGCACTTCATTTTGATAGAAATGGAACTAAGGGATACAGACTAGATATTCCTTCTGGAAGGTCTATTCGTTTTGAGCCAGGTGAAACAAAAAAAGTTTTTTTGGTAAAAATAGGTGGGAGTCAAAAAATTTATGGATTTTCCGGAAAAGAGAATACAAAAATATGA